One window of Pyrus communis chromosome 12, drPyrComm1.1, whole genome shotgun sequence genomic DNA carries:
- the LOC137709957 gene encoding uncharacterized protein, with translation MSNLNKLDFTLLEASGRNYLKLVQDVKLHLTAKGTRATIEASANDKLIDEAQKATAMIFIRRHIHDALQTEYLTEEDPRTLWLSLAGRFNHPKDIYLPEAIHDWQHLQFQGFKSMNEYNSEVCRIRSLLKFYKMELTELDLLEKTYSTFHATNIVLQQQYRAHTFTKFSDLISVLLLVEKKKLAFNEESSSSTH, from the coding sequence ATGTCAAACTtaaacaagctcgatttcactCTTCTGGAAGCCTCCggaagaaactacctgaagttggttcaagacgtgaagctccatcttactGCAAAAGGTACTAGAGCCACCATTGAGGCATCCGCCAACGACAAACTCATCGATGAAGCCCAGAAAGCtactgccatgatcttcattcgaagacacatccatgatgcactgcagaccGAGTACCTCACTGAGGAGGACCCACGCACCCTCTGGCTTTCTCTAGCTGGCCGTTTCAATCACCCGAAAGACAtttacttgcctgaagcaatACATGACTGGCAGCATCTTCAGTTCCAAGGCTTTAAGTccatgaatgaatacaactctgaagtttgtagaatccgatcACTGCTTAAGTTCTATAAAATGGAATTAACAGAATTAGATCTTCTAGAGAAGACATATTCgaccttccatgccaccaatattgtcctgcagcaacaatatagggcacataCGTTTACcaaattttcagatttgatctctgttttacttctcgttgaaaagaaaaaactagcttttaatgaagaatcatcaagctcgacccacTAG
- the LOC137711067 gene encoding phosphatidylserine decarboxylase proenzyme 1, mitochondrial yields MEFRVSHGIPMFSGSSHLAYLHNQRRCFSSLLKKLHKTTQARAFANGGGGGSKGDSFLLPGATVATLLMLGVLHGRRMYEDRKAEEARENGAELEFEPDVKSKFLRLLPLRSISRCWGLLTSVEIPVSLRPHVYGAWARAFHSNLDEAALPLDEYASFREFFVRTLKEGSRPIDPDPRCLVSPVDGTVLRFGELREAGAMIEQVKGFSYSVFSLLGANSFLPMIAKGDMHEESSESENTSREKNKKSWLRVSLASPKVWDPVSECPMNGLFYCVIYLNPGDYHRIHAPADWNVLVRRHFSGRLFPVNERATRTIRNLYVENERVVLEGLWKEGFMALAAIGATNIGSIELSIEPELQTNQARKKLLPSGPPEEQLYEPDGIGRMLKKGDEVAAFNMGSTVVLVFQAPISLSQEKGDSSSEFKFSVQRGDRVRVGEALGRWYDQ; encoded by the exons ATGGAATTTAGGGTTTCACATGGAATCCCTATGTTCTCTGGCTCCTCACACCTCGCTTACCTCCATAACCAGCGTCGCTGCTTCTCTTCCCTCCTCAAGAAACTCCATAAAACCACTCAAGCTCGCGCGTTTGCCAATGGCGGAGGCGGCGGTTCTAAAG GTGATTCTTTTTTGTTGCCCGGTGCAACGGTGGCTACATTACTTATGCTCGGTGTTCTACATGGTCGTCGGATGTATGAAGACCGGAAG GCCGAGGAGGCACGAGAGAATGGAGCTGAACTTGAGTTTGAACCAGATGTAAAA TCTAAATTTTTAAGGTTGCTGCCTCTGCGCTCCATTTCCAGATGTTGGGGATTATTGACAAGTGTG GAAATTCCAGTCTCTCTCCGCCCGCATGTTTATGGAGCGTGGGCTCGGGCATTCCATTCAA ACTTGGACGAAGCAGCTCTGCCACTGGATGAATACGCATCTTTCCGAGAGTTCTTTGTTCGAACCTTGAAAGAAGGTTCCAGGCCTATTGACCCCGACCCACGATGTCTG GTTAGTCCTGTGGATGGTACAGTGTTAAGATTTGGGGAGCTTAGAGAAGCAGGAGCTATGATTGAACAAGTAAAAGGTTTTTCTTATTCTGTTTTTTCTCTGCTCGGTGCAAACTCATTTCTTCCTATGATAGCTAAAGGAGATATGCATGAGGAGAGTAGTGAATCAGAAAATACTTCCAGGGAGAAGAATAAAAAGTCATGGTTGAGAGTTTCATTGGCTTCCCCTAAAGTTTGGGACCCTGTGTCAGAATG TCCTATGAATGGCCTATTTTACTGTGTAATTTACTTGAACCCTGGAGACTATCATCGTATTCATGCACCTGCTGATTGGAATGTTCTTGTCCGCCGTCACTTTTCGG GTCGTCTATTTCCTGTAAATGAACGTGCTACAAGAACAATCAGAAACCTTTATGTTGAAAATGAACGG GTTGTTCTCGAAGGTCTATGGAAAGAAGGATTTATGGCACTTGCTGCCATTGGAGCAACAAATATTGGTTCGATTGAG CTTTCCATTGAACCAGAACTTCAGACAAACCAGGCCAGAAAGAAGTTACTGCCCTCAGGGCCTCCAGAAGAACAGTTATACGAGCCTGATGGTATTGGTAGGATGCTCAAGAAAGGGGATGAG GTAGCCGCATTCAACATGGGATCAACTGTGGTGCTTGTCTTCCAGGCCCCCATATCACTCTCACAAGAAAAAGGGGATTCCTCGTCAGAGTTCAAGTTTTCGGTGCAACGTGGGGATAGAGTCCGCGTCGGAGAAGCATTAGGGAGGTGGTATGATCAGTAA